A single Xiphias gladius isolate SHS-SW01 ecotype Sanya breed wild chromosome 18, ASM1685928v1, whole genome shotgun sequence DNA region contains:
- the brpf1 gene encoding peregrin isoform X2: MGLDFDVKTFCHNLRATKPPYECPVETCRKVYKSYSGIEYHLYHYDHDNPTPAQAVPQKKRKGRPPRASLAGSGDTDDGGGNGGGGPGHGGNTPGSPNRSERSHSPGRETMTYAQAQRMVELEIQGRIHRISIFENIDVVSEEDSDAEDTPPPGTGGSGGGVCNGSDGGAGGSELGGSGKDRPDIPSSNGGKATPKSGKHKSKEKKKDGSSHHHSAQSGPAVKLPEAVFRELDQERPDAPPRPSSYYRYIDKSVEELDEEVEYDIDEEDYIWLDIMNDKRRRDGVTPIPQEVFEYLMDRLEKESYFESHNKADPSTLIDEDAVCCICNDGECQNSNVILFCDMCNLAVHQECYGVPYIPEGQWLCRRCLQSPSRAVDCALCPNKGGAFKQTDDARWAHVVCALWIPEVCFANTVFLEPIDSIEHIPPARWKLTCYICKQRGSGACIQCHKANCYTAFHVTCAQQAGLYMKMEPVRETGANGTSFSVRKTAYCDIHTPPGSARPLGGVGGASMGSSHSEGELEEDDEPSIGHDDDSKGWSSERAKRAKAKSRLKMKRARKILAERRAAAPVVSVPCIPPHRLSKITSNLTVPRKSQFMQRLHSYWTLKRQSRNGVPLLRRLQTHLQSQRHIDPLPPQPSSQLPSVLQRDSEEKQTALKEQLKAWQRLRHDLERARLLVELIRKREKLKRETIKVQQMALEMQLTPFLVLLRSTLEQLQERDTNNFFTEPVPLAEVPDYLDHIDTPMDFQTMWNLLESHRYLTFEAFEADFGLIVNNCLKYNAKDTVFYRAALRLREMGGAVIRTARRQAERIGFDYETGMHLHREPSPDSQRDQERERERERERERDRDRERDRPLSSNEDDLLLPENRRRLPLEEQLHYLQARLDEVSSGKHSIGQSRRAKALRKEISVIKRKLAHQREGGSGMGGRESVGGGDRGSSLPHHPSSSGHHDEGGESSSQEIGGKDMSVSSSALAPEVGRRTSVLFSKKNQKMTGPPKRPGRPPKNRDAGYAGAGVSQSPIGPPQLPLLSPARQRKRPRSPHSSSTSDSDSDNDDLLPGLPSNGFDGGNQPVTESFRVYRNEPRLPRSSSDSESTTSSSSSAASDRTSTTPSKQGRGKASFSRSAFQEDSSEETSGTENDSYSVGGSRGVSHLRGRARSGCWMTSDDYSSLEALDLVWAKCRGYPSYPALIIDPKMPREGVFHRGVPIPVPPLDVLKLGEQMTQEAREHLFLVLFFDNKRTWQWLPRSKLVPLGVDQELDKEKMLEGRKSNIRKSVQVAYHRAMQHRSKVQGDPSSETSDSD, from the exons ATGGGGCTGGACTTTGACGTAAAGACATTTTGTCACAATCTGCGGGCCACCAAGCCCCCTTATGAGTGCCCAGTGGAGACCTGCCGTAAGGTTTACAAGAGCTACAGTGGCATTGAGTATCACCTTTACCACTATGACCATGACAACCCAACTCCTGCACAGGCTGTACCccagaagaagagaaaggggCGGCCTCCTCGTGCATCACTGGCCGGGTCAGGAGATACAGATGATGGTGGAGGCAATGGAGGTGGAGGACCGGGGCACGGGGGGAACACCCCTGGTAGCCCCAACCGGTCCGAGCGTTCTCACTCCCCCGGCAGAGAGACAATGACCTATGCCCAGGCACAGCGCATGGTGGAACTGGAGATTCAAGGACGCATTCATCGCATTAGTATCTTTGAGAACATTGATGTGGTGTCGGAGGAAGACAGTGATGCAGAGGATACTCCCCCGCCTGGTACTGGTGGGAGTGGTGGAGGTGTTTGTAACGGTAGTGACGGTGGAGCCGGAGGTAGCGAGTTAGGAGGGAGCGGCAAGGACCGGCCAGATATCCCATCTTCTAATGGGGGCAAAGCCACCCCAAAATCTGGGAAGCATaagagtaaagaaaagaagaaggatgGCTCATCGCATCATCACAGCGCTCAGTCCGGGCCTGCAGTCAAGCTCCCTGAGGCGGTGTTCAGAGAGCTGGACCAAGAGAGACCTGACGCCCCTCCCCGGCCGTCATCTTACTACAG GTACATCGATAAGTCTGTGGAGGAGCTGGATGAAGAGGTAGAGTATGACATTGATGAGGAGGACTACATCTGGCTTGACATCATGAACGACAAGCGGCGGCGTGATGGTGTGACACCCATACCTCAGGAGGTCTTTGAGTACCTCATGGACCGCTTAGAGAAGGAGTCCTACTTTGAGAGCCACAACAAG GCAGACCCCAGTACCCTAATTGATGAAGATGCTGTCTGCTGCATTTGTAACGATGGAGAGTGTCAGAACAGCAATGTGATCCTGTTCTGCGACATGTGTAACCTGGCGGTGCACCAAGAGTGCTATGGCGTGCCCTACATCCCAGAGGGCCAGTGGCTATGTCGTCGTTGCCTGCAGTCTCCAAGTCGAGCTGTGGACTGTGCTCTCTGTCCCAACAAGGGAGGAGCTTTTAAACAGACAGACGATGCGCGCTGGGCACACGTAGTGTGCGCCCTCTGGATCCCAGAG GTCTGCTTTGCCAACACAGTCTTTCTGGAGCCGATTGATAGTATTGAGCACATCCCTCCTGCACGCTGGAAACTCACCTGCTACATCTGCAAGCAGCGTGGTTCAGGTGCCTGCATCCAGTGTCACAAAGCCAACTGTTACACAGCCTTCCACGTCACCTGTGCCCAGCAGGCAGGCCTCTATATGAAAATGGAGCCTGTCAGAGAGACTGGGGCCAATGGCACCTCTTTCAGCGTCCGTAAGACAGCTTACTGTGACATCCACACACCGCCAGGATCAGCCCGACCTTTGGGAGGAGTAGGCGGGGCCAGTATGGGTTCATCCCACAGTGaaggagagctggaggaggatgaCGAGCCCAGCATCGGCCACGATGATGACTCCAAGGGCTGGAGCTCTGAGCGAGCCAAGAGGGCAAAGGCAAAATCCAGGCTGAAGATGAAGAGAGCAAGGAAGATCTTAGCTGAGAGGAGAGCTGCTGCGCCAGTGGTGTCTGTGCCCTGTATACCTCCCCACAG GCTCAGCAAAATCACCAGTAATTTGACGGTACCCAGGAAGAGCCAGTTCATGCAACGACTTCACAGCTACTGGACCCTGAAGAGGCAGAGTCGCAATGGTGTACCTCTGCTGCGCCGGCTCCAAACCCACCTGCAGTCACAACGACATATTGACCCACTCCCACCACAACCTTCGTCGCAGCTTCCTTCA GTGTTGCAGAGGGACAGCGAGGAGAAACAGACTGCTTTAAAGGAGCAGCTGAAGGCATGGCAGAGACTGAGGCACGACCTAGAGAGAGCCAGGCTACTGGTGGAGCTCATCCGCAAGAGGGAAAAACTCAAGAGGGAGACG attAAAGTGCAGCAGATGGCGTTGGAGATGCAGCTGACTCCTTTCCTGGTGCTGTTGAGGAGTACGTTGGAACAGTTACAGGAAAGAGACACGAACAATTTTTTCACTGAGCCTGTACCACTGGCAGAG GTGCCAGACTACCTGGACCATATTGACACTCCAATGGATTTCCAGACCATGTGGAATCTGCTGGAGTCCCATCGCTACCTCACTTTTGAGGCCTTTGAGGCAGACTTCGGCCTCATTGTCAACAACTGCCTCAAGTACAACGCCAAGGACACTGTCTTTTATCGTGCTGCCCTGCGGCTCAGAGAAATGGGTGGGGCTGTAATAAGAACAGCCAGGCGCCAAGCTGAACGGATCGGCTTCGACTATGAGACTGGCATGCACCTCCACCGAGAGCCGAGTCCAGACAGTCAGCGTgaccaagagagagaaagggagagggagagggagcgggAGCGAGACAGGGATAGAGAAAGAGACCGGCCATTGTCTTCTAATGAAGATG ACCTGCTCCTGCCAGAGAACAGGCGACGGCTACCACTGGAAGAGCAGCTGCATTACCTGCAGGCGCGTCTTGACGAGGTCAGCTCAGGGAAGCACAGCATTGGTCAGTCTCGTAGAGCCAAAGCTCTGCGAAAAGAGATCAGTGTCATCAAGAGGAAGCTTGCACACCAGCGGGAGGGAGGCTCCGGCATGGGGGGCCGGGAGTCTGTGGGAGGAGGAGACCGGGGTTCTTCTCTCCCCCATCACCCATCCTCTTCAGGACACCACGACGAGGGGGGAGAAAGCAGCAGCCAGGAGATTGGTGGAAAAG ATATGAGTGTTTCCTCGTCTGCCCTGGCTCCAGAGGTTGGCCGTCGGACATCTGTCCTCTTCTCCAAGAAGAATCAAAAAATGACTGGACCTCCCAAAAGGCCAGGACGCCCTCCCAAGAACAGGGATGCTGGCTACGCTGGGGCAGGGGTAAGCCAAAGCCCTATTGGTCCCCCACAGCTGCCCCTGCTGTCACCAGccaggcagaggaagaggccCCGCAGCCCCCACAGCAGCTCCACctctgacagtgacagtgacaacgACGACCTGCTGCCAG gTTTGCCAAGTAATGGCTTTGATGGAGGAAACCAGCCAGTGACAGAGAGCTTCCGCGTGTACAGAAATGAGCCTCGTCTCCCTCGTTCCAGTTCAGACTCTGAGTccacaaccagcagcagcagtagtgcTGCTTCTGACAGGACCAG taCGACCCCCTCTAAACAGGGCAGAGGAAAGGCATCGTTCTCTCGCTCTGCCTTCCAGGAAGACAGCAGTGAGGAAACATCTGGCACCGAAAATGATTCATACTCAGTTGGCGGATCACGGGGCGTTTCACATT TGCGTGGCCGGGCCAGGTCAGGATGCTGGATGACATCTGATGACTATTCTTCTCTGGAAGCTCTGGACCTGGTGTGGGCCAAGTGCAGAGGATATCCTTCATACCCTGCTCTG ATAATAGACCCAAAGATGCCCAGGGAGGGGGTTTTCCACCGGGGCGTCCCAATCCCTGTCCCCCCTTTGGATGTGCTGAAACTCGGGGAGCAAATGACCCAGGAAGCCAGGGAACACCTCTTCCTGGTTCTCTTCTTTGACAACAAGAGAACCTG gcAGTGGCTGCCGCGCTCTAAGCTGGTGCCGCTCGGAGTGGACCAGGAGCTGGACAAGGAGAAGATGCTGGAGGGCAGGAAATCAAACATCCGCAAATCAGTGCAGGTGGCCTACCACCGGGCCATGCAGCACCGCAGCAAGGTGCAGGGAGACCCGAGCAGCGAAACCAGCGACAGTGACTGA
- the brpf1 gene encoding peregrin isoform X3 produces MGLDFDVKTFCHNLRATKPPYECPVETCRKVYKSYSGIEYHLYHYDHDNPTPAQAVPQKKRKGRPPRASLAGSGDTDDGGGNGGGGPGHGGNTPGSPNRSERSHSPGRETMTYAQAQRMVELEIQGRIHRISIFENIDVVSEEDSDAEDTPPPGTGGSGGGVCNGSDGGAGGSELGGSGKDRPDIPSSNGGKATPKSGKHKSKEKKKDGSSHHHSAQSGPAVKLPEAVFRELDQERPDAPPRPSSYYRYIDKSVEELDEEVEYDIDEEDYIWLDIMNDKRRRDGVTPIPQEVFEYLMDRLEKESYFESHNKADPSTLIDEDAVCCICNDGECQNSNVILFCDMCNLAVHQECYGVPYIPEGQWLCRRCLQSPSRAVDCALCPNKGGAFKQTDDARWAHVVCALWIPEVCFANTVFLEPIDSIEHIPPARWKLTCYICKQRGSGACIQCHKANCYTAFHVTCAQQAGLYMKMEPVRETGANGTSFSVRKTAYCDIHTPPGSARPLGGVGGASMGSSHSEGELEEDDEPSIGHDDDSKGWSSERAKRAKAKSRLKMKRARKILAERRAAAPVVSVPCIPPHRLSKITSNLTVPRKSQFMQRLHSYWTLKRQSRNGVPLLRRLQTHLQSQRHIDPLPPQPSSQLPSRDSEEKQTALKEQLKAWQRLRHDLERARLLVELIRKREKLKRETIKVQQMALEMQLTPFLVLLRSTLEQLQERDTNNFFTEPVPLAEVPDYLDHIDTPMDFQTMWNLLESHRYLTFEAFEADFGLIVNNCLKYNAKDTVFYRAALRLREMGGAVIRTARRQAERIGFDYETGMHLHREPSPDSQRDQERERERERERERDRDRERDRPLSSNEDDLLLPENRRRLPLEEQLHYLQARLDEVSSGKHSIGQSRRAKALRKEISVIKRKLAHQREGGSGMGGRESVGGGDRGSSLPHHPSSSGHHDEGGESSSQEIGGKDMSVSSSALAPEVGRRTSVLFSKKNQKMTGPPKRPGRPPKNRDAGYAGAGVSQSPIGPPQLPLLSPARQRKRPRSPHSSSTSDSDSDNDDLLPGLPSNGFDGGNQPVTESFRVYRNEPRLPRSSSDSESTTSSSSSAASDRTSTTPSKQGRGKASFSRSAFQEDSSEETSGTENDSYSVGGSRGVSHLVRGRARSGCWMTSDDYSSLEALDLVWAKCRGYPSYPALIIDPKMPREGVFHRGVPIPVPPLDVLKLGEQMTQEAREHLFLVLFFDNKRTWQWLPRSKLVPLGVDQELDKEKMLEGRKSNIRKSVQVAYHRAMQHRSKVQGDPSSETSDSD; encoded by the exons ATGGGGCTGGACTTTGACGTAAAGACATTTTGTCACAATCTGCGGGCCACCAAGCCCCCTTATGAGTGCCCAGTGGAGACCTGCCGTAAGGTTTACAAGAGCTACAGTGGCATTGAGTATCACCTTTACCACTATGACCATGACAACCCAACTCCTGCACAGGCTGTACCccagaagaagagaaaggggCGGCCTCCTCGTGCATCACTGGCCGGGTCAGGAGATACAGATGATGGTGGAGGCAATGGAGGTGGAGGACCGGGGCACGGGGGGAACACCCCTGGTAGCCCCAACCGGTCCGAGCGTTCTCACTCCCCCGGCAGAGAGACAATGACCTATGCCCAGGCACAGCGCATGGTGGAACTGGAGATTCAAGGACGCATTCATCGCATTAGTATCTTTGAGAACATTGATGTGGTGTCGGAGGAAGACAGTGATGCAGAGGATACTCCCCCGCCTGGTACTGGTGGGAGTGGTGGAGGTGTTTGTAACGGTAGTGACGGTGGAGCCGGAGGTAGCGAGTTAGGAGGGAGCGGCAAGGACCGGCCAGATATCCCATCTTCTAATGGGGGCAAAGCCACCCCAAAATCTGGGAAGCATaagagtaaagaaaagaagaaggatgGCTCATCGCATCATCACAGCGCTCAGTCCGGGCCTGCAGTCAAGCTCCCTGAGGCGGTGTTCAGAGAGCTGGACCAAGAGAGACCTGACGCCCCTCCCCGGCCGTCATCTTACTACAG GTACATCGATAAGTCTGTGGAGGAGCTGGATGAAGAGGTAGAGTATGACATTGATGAGGAGGACTACATCTGGCTTGACATCATGAACGACAAGCGGCGGCGTGATGGTGTGACACCCATACCTCAGGAGGTCTTTGAGTACCTCATGGACCGCTTAGAGAAGGAGTCCTACTTTGAGAGCCACAACAAG GCAGACCCCAGTACCCTAATTGATGAAGATGCTGTCTGCTGCATTTGTAACGATGGAGAGTGTCAGAACAGCAATGTGATCCTGTTCTGCGACATGTGTAACCTGGCGGTGCACCAAGAGTGCTATGGCGTGCCCTACATCCCAGAGGGCCAGTGGCTATGTCGTCGTTGCCTGCAGTCTCCAAGTCGAGCTGTGGACTGTGCTCTCTGTCCCAACAAGGGAGGAGCTTTTAAACAGACAGACGATGCGCGCTGGGCACACGTAGTGTGCGCCCTCTGGATCCCAGAG GTCTGCTTTGCCAACACAGTCTTTCTGGAGCCGATTGATAGTATTGAGCACATCCCTCCTGCACGCTGGAAACTCACCTGCTACATCTGCAAGCAGCGTGGTTCAGGTGCCTGCATCCAGTGTCACAAAGCCAACTGTTACACAGCCTTCCACGTCACCTGTGCCCAGCAGGCAGGCCTCTATATGAAAATGGAGCCTGTCAGAGAGACTGGGGCCAATGGCACCTCTTTCAGCGTCCGTAAGACAGCTTACTGTGACATCCACACACCGCCAGGATCAGCCCGACCTTTGGGAGGAGTAGGCGGGGCCAGTATGGGTTCATCCCACAGTGaaggagagctggaggaggatgaCGAGCCCAGCATCGGCCACGATGATGACTCCAAGGGCTGGAGCTCTGAGCGAGCCAAGAGGGCAAAGGCAAAATCCAGGCTGAAGATGAAGAGAGCAAGGAAGATCTTAGCTGAGAGGAGAGCTGCTGCGCCAGTGGTGTCTGTGCCCTGTATACCTCCCCACAG GCTCAGCAAAATCACCAGTAATTTGACGGTACCCAGGAAGAGCCAGTTCATGCAACGACTTCACAGCTACTGGACCCTGAAGAGGCAGAGTCGCAATGGTGTACCTCTGCTGCGCCGGCTCCAAACCCACCTGCAGTCACAACGACATATTGACCCACTCCCACCACAACCTTCGTCGCAGCTTCCTTCA AGGGACAGCGAGGAGAAACAGACTGCTTTAAAGGAGCAGCTGAAGGCATGGCAGAGACTGAGGCACGACCTAGAGAGAGCCAGGCTACTGGTGGAGCTCATCCGCAAGAGGGAAAAACTCAAGAGGGAGACG attAAAGTGCAGCAGATGGCGTTGGAGATGCAGCTGACTCCTTTCCTGGTGCTGTTGAGGAGTACGTTGGAACAGTTACAGGAAAGAGACACGAACAATTTTTTCACTGAGCCTGTACCACTGGCAGAG GTGCCAGACTACCTGGACCATATTGACACTCCAATGGATTTCCAGACCATGTGGAATCTGCTGGAGTCCCATCGCTACCTCACTTTTGAGGCCTTTGAGGCAGACTTCGGCCTCATTGTCAACAACTGCCTCAAGTACAACGCCAAGGACACTGTCTTTTATCGTGCTGCCCTGCGGCTCAGAGAAATGGGTGGGGCTGTAATAAGAACAGCCAGGCGCCAAGCTGAACGGATCGGCTTCGACTATGAGACTGGCATGCACCTCCACCGAGAGCCGAGTCCAGACAGTCAGCGTgaccaagagagagaaagggagagggagagggagcgggAGCGAGACAGGGATAGAGAAAGAGACCGGCCATTGTCTTCTAATGAAGATG ACCTGCTCCTGCCAGAGAACAGGCGACGGCTACCACTGGAAGAGCAGCTGCATTACCTGCAGGCGCGTCTTGACGAGGTCAGCTCAGGGAAGCACAGCATTGGTCAGTCTCGTAGAGCCAAAGCTCTGCGAAAAGAGATCAGTGTCATCAAGAGGAAGCTTGCACACCAGCGGGAGGGAGGCTCCGGCATGGGGGGCCGGGAGTCTGTGGGAGGAGGAGACCGGGGTTCTTCTCTCCCCCATCACCCATCCTCTTCAGGACACCACGACGAGGGGGGAGAAAGCAGCAGCCAGGAGATTGGTGGAAAAG ATATGAGTGTTTCCTCGTCTGCCCTGGCTCCAGAGGTTGGCCGTCGGACATCTGTCCTCTTCTCCAAGAAGAATCAAAAAATGACTGGACCTCCCAAAAGGCCAGGACGCCCTCCCAAGAACAGGGATGCTGGCTACGCTGGGGCAGGGGTAAGCCAAAGCCCTATTGGTCCCCCACAGCTGCCCCTGCTGTCACCAGccaggcagaggaagaggccCCGCAGCCCCCACAGCAGCTCCACctctgacagtgacagtgacaacgACGACCTGCTGCCAG gTTTGCCAAGTAATGGCTTTGATGGAGGAAACCAGCCAGTGACAGAGAGCTTCCGCGTGTACAGAAATGAGCCTCGTCTCCCTCGTTCCAGTTCAGACTCTGAGTccacaaccagcagcagcagtagtgcTGCTTCTGACAGGACCAG taCGACCCCCTCTAAACAGGGCAGAGGAAAGGCATCGTTCTCTCGCTCTGCCTTCCAGGAAGACAGCAGTGAGGAAACATCTGGCACCGAAAATGATTCATACTCAGTTGGCGGATCACGGGGCGTTTCACATT TAGTGCGTGGCCGGGCCAGGTCAGGATGCTGGATGACATCTGATGACTATTCTTCTCTGGAAGCTCTGGACCTGGTGTGGGCCAAGTGCAGAGGATATCCTTCATACCCTGCTCTG ATAATAGACCCAAAGATGCCCAGGGAGGGGGTTTTCCACCGGGGCGTCCCAATCCCTGTCCCCCCTTTGGATGTGCTGAAACTCGGGGAGCAAATGACCCAGGAAGCCAGGGAACACCTCTTCCTGGTTCTCTTCTTTGACAACAAGAGAACCTG gcAGTGGCTGCCGCGCTCTAAGCTGGTGCCGCTCGGAGTGGACCAGGAGCTGGACAAGGAGAAGATGCTGGAGGGCAGGAAATCAAACATCCGCAAATCAGTGCAGGTGGCCTACCACCGGGCCATGCAGCACCGCAGCAAGGTGCAGGGAGACCCGAGCAGCGAAACCAGCGACAGTGACTGA